A window of the Henckelia pumila isolate YLH828 chromosome 3, ASM3356847v2, whole genome shotgun sequence genome harbors these coding sequences:
- the LOC140893612 gene encoding RNA-binding protein involved in heterochromatin assembly dri1-like isoform X1 translates to MNKEGDWLCPACQHLNFKKRDPCQRCGCPKNATAVDVSSYSILQRTEPMPGDWYCGGLNCGAHNYASRTSCYRCGSPKDCCGYGAGAIASAGYAYDSIPGWKSGDWICTRFGCGMHNYASRMECYKCKTPRDFGKHEENSKGNQRDKVFNALYE, encoded by the exons ATGAACAAGGAAGGAGATTGGTTGTGTCCCGCATGCCAGCACCTCAACTTCAAGAAACGAGACCCTTGCCAACGATGTGGCTGCCCCAAGAACGCTACGGCGGTCGACGTTTCGTCCTACTCGATACTGCAGAGAACCGAGCCCATGCCTGGAGACTGGTATTGCGGCGGTCTGAATTGCGGTGCACACAACTACGCCAGTCGAACGAGCTGCTATCGATGTGGCTCACCCAAGGACTGCTGCGGTTATGGGGCCGGAGCGATAGCGTCTGCCGGTTACGCGTATGATTCCATCCCCGGTTGGAaaagtggagattggatttgtacCAG ATTTGGATGTGGCATGCATAACTACGCTAGCAGGATGGAGTGCTATAAATGCAAGACACCTAGAGATTTTGGTAAGCAC GAGGAGAATTCTAAGGGAAACCAAAGAGATAAGGTGTTTAACGCTCTATACGAGTGA
- the LOC140893612 gene encoding RNA-binding protein involved in heterochromatin assembly dri1-like isoform X2, which yields MNKEGDWLCPACQHLNFKKRDPCQRCGCPKNATAVDVSSYSILQRTEPMPGDWYCGGLNCGAHNYASRTSCYRCGSPKDCCGYGAGAIASAGYAYDSIPGWKSGDWICTRFGCGMHNYASRMECYKCKTPRDFGGEF from the exons ATGAACAAGGAAGGAGATTGGTTGTGTCCCGCATGCCAGCACCTCAACTTCAAGAAACGAGACCCTTGCCAACGATGTGGCTGCCCCAAGAACGCTACGGCGGTCGACGTTTCGTCCTACTCGATACTGCAGAGAACCGAGCCCATGCCTGGAGACTGGTATTGCGGCGGTCTGAATTGCGGTGCACACAACTACGCCAGTCGAACGAGCTGCTATCGATGTGGCTCACCCAAGGACTGCTGCGGTTATGGGGCCGGAGCGATAGCGTCTGCCGGTTACGCGTATGATTCCATCCCCGGTTGGAaaagtggagattggatttgtacCAG ATTTGGATGTGGCATGCATAACTACGCTAGCAGGATGGAGTGCTATAAATGCAAGACACCTAGAGATTTTG GAGGAGAATTCTAA